In one window of Astyanax mexicanus isolate ESR-SI-001 chromosome 18, AstMex3_surface, whole genome shotgun sequence DNA:
- the zgc:162872 gene encoding BAR_ACAPs and ArfGap_ACAP domain-containing protein: MDALLQFEECIRDSPCFRRTLEQHESDVEELEGRVEKVVKLCSKVVEAGQVYTECNQLFLSALAEFTHYHSKHTVIANCLHQFNQGLQEMIQFHTMLLDQSQRAITQQLTHLLSQFLPHIREAQREFVRIGGDVELAAVKNAQISPNKPAEAERASHLLLATRKCFQHFALDYCLQLNNFKVQQKLDILNSVFSYFHAQYTFFHQGFDLLRDLEPTMKTMASELAQLSTECVSKRKDLENQHLLVQQRDACGEAVVVLSPSNEGSIQGYLFKRSRRKNKTWKRCWFSTNNNQLLYSKTHKELPTVLFDDLRLCAVKSLDSIDRRFCFELLSVQKGCVLQADSEELKMAWINAVQSCIDLAYREKVESEHTQVKPSPPVPVPDPPSLPAALGVALRGHGNNRCCDCGEAEPRWASVNLGITVCIECSGIHRSLGVHLSKVRSLTLDSWDPEQLKLLCVLGNDVINSIYECGPCDGVEKPSPQSPRQVREVWIRKKYVERSFVKRDSEPADAEAGRQQAGARLYQAALDGELVCMARALAQGAEVNWSNAEAGRTALIGAAIGGSLLACEFLLQNGANVNYRDQHGQAALHNAATRGHTGQVCLLLKRGANQYAADERGMDPLSIAIETAHADIVTLLRMARMNEEMRDSEGFFGSVGDDETFQDIFRDFSDMASHNPERLSRRQFSRSAEEGEEEDGVDGAAGGTEDEKT; this comes from the exons ATGGACGCGCTGCTGCAATTTGAGGAGTGTATACGGGACTCGCCCTGCTTCAG acGGACACTGGAGCAGCACGAGAGCGACGTAGAAGAGCTGGAGGGACGCGTAGAGAAG gTGGTGAAGTTGTGCAGTAAGGTGGTGGAGGCAGGGCAGGTGTATACAGAGTGTAATCAGCTGTTCCTCTCCGCTCTCGCAGAGTTCACACACTACCATAGCAAACACACCGTCATAGCG aattgCCTGCATCAGTTTAACCAGGGCCTGCAGGAGATGATCCAGTTCCACACT ATGCTGCTTGATCAGAGTCAGAGAGCGATAACCCAACAACTCACACACCTGCTGTCACA GTTTCTGCCGCACATCCGTGAGGCGCAGCGTGAGTTTGTGAGGATAGGGGGCGATGTAGAGTTAGCTGCGGTAAAAAACGCTCAGATCTCCCCAAACAAACCTGCAGAGGCAGAACGAGCCAGCCACCTGCTGCTCGCCACGCGCAAGTGCTTCCAACACTTCGCCCTGGACTACTGCCTACAG ctaAATAATTTCAAGGTTCAGCAGAAGCTGGACATCCTGAATTCA GTGTTCTCTTACTTTCATGCACAGTATACATTCTTCCACCAAGGGTTTGACCTGCTGAGAGACCTGGAGCCAACCATGAAGACCATGGCATCTGAG CTGGCCCAGCTGTCCACTGAGTGTGTGTCTAAAAGGAAAGATCTAGAAAACCAGCACCTGCTCGTCCAACAGAGG GATGCCTGTGGAGAAGCAGTTGTAGTGTTGAGTCCGTCCAATGAAGGATCCATTCAGGGCTACCTTTTCAAACGCTCTCGCAGGAAGAATAAGACGTGGAAGAG GTGTTGGTTCTCCACCAATAATAACCAGCTGCTGTACTCAAAAACACACAAG gagctgCCAACAGTGTTGTTTGATGATTTGCGGCTGTGTGCAGTAAAATCTCTGGATTCCATTGATCGGCGCTTTTGTTTTGAGCTTCTGAGTGTACAGAA gggctGTGTGTTACAGGCGGACTCTGAGGAACTGAAGATGGCGTGGATAAACGCTGTGCAGAGCTGTATTGATCTGGCGTATCGGGAGAAAGTGGAGTCTGAACATACTCAG gtaAAACCCTCACCACCTGTCCCAGTTCCTGACCCTCCCTCCTTACCTGCTGCTCTGGGCGTGGCCCTTCGTGGTCATGGTAACAATCGCTGCTGTGACTGTGGGGAGGCGGAACCACGCTGGGCAAGTGTAAACCTGGGTATCACCGTCTGTATCGAGTGCTCAGGTATACACAG GAGTCTTGGTGTTCACCTATCTAAGGTGCGTTCTCTTACTCTGGATTCATGGGACCCGGAACAGCTGAAG CTGCTGTGTGTTCTGGGTAATGATGTCATCAACAGCATATATGAGTGTGGTCCCTGTGACGGAGTGGAGAAGCCCAGTCCTCAGAGCCCTCG gcaGGTGAGGGAGGTGTGGATAAGGAAGAAGTATGTGGAGAGGAGTTTTGTGAAGAGAGACAGTGAGCCTGCTGATGCTG AGGCGGGGAGGCAGCAGGCTGGAGCCAGGCTGTACCAGGCAGCGCTGGATGGGGAGCTGGTCTGCATGGCCCGGGCTCTGGCTCAGGGGGCAGAGGTGAACTGGAGTAACGCTGAGGCGGGACGGACCGCTCTGATTGGTGCAGCTATTGGG GGTTCTTTACTGGCGTGTGAGTTTTTACTGCAGAATGGAGCGAATGTGAACTACAGAGACCAGCATGGACAAGCTGCACTACACAATGCCGCCACACGGGGGCACACTGG GCAGGTGTGTCTGCTGTTAAAGAGAGGAGCCAATCAGTACGCAGCGGATGAAAGGGGAATGGACCCACTGAGTATCGCCATAGAAACGGCTCACGCTGACATTGTCACACT gttaAGGATGGCCCGGATGAATGAGGAAATGAGGGACTCTGAGGGTTTTTTTGGATCTGTAG GAGACGACGAAACATTCCAGGATATTTTCCGTGATTTCAGTGACATGGCATCACATAACCCTGAGCGTCTGTCTCGCCGGCAGTTCAGCCGCAGTGCtgaggaaggagaggaggaggatggggTGGATGGAGCAGCTGGTGGGACGGAAGATGAAAAGACGTAG
- the LOC103041525 gene encoding coagulation factor X isoform X2, producing MEFWYIYRSSKRCQDNPCVNGGICSSDQRGYVCVCPPRFIGSHCETEVFDCQYKNGGCLHYCSNSAPSEKKVTCSCAEGYELEDDGKSCRETAQFPCGKQWSHGSLHRSLLDDLTDTDSHTFSNHTHLISNHTHLPSNHTHRENASYSGDDGSDDSGKRIVGGQLQRQGGSPWQVLLRRKDEHGFCGGTLINQRWVITAAHCLQETPDHVTIGDYDKLRPDEGELKISVQMVLIHPHFHEYTFDSDVALLYLSQPVEFSSVASPACLPNAALAQVLMMNGQRGLVTGWGATSFMGRSSRFLRKVVLPVIDQQECMQSTEQVVTDNMFCAGFLQAEMDACTGDSGGPFVVNYRGTWFLTGVVSWGEKCAAEGKYGVYTRLSNFLQWIYDEIKKQEQMIIKNTTDTTSSSSN from the exons ATGGAGTTTTGGTACATATACCGAA GTTCCAAGAGGTGTCAGGATAACCCGTGTGTAAACGGGGGAATATGCAGTTCTGACCAGagaggttatgtgtgtgtttgcccACCGCGATTCATTGGATCACACTGTGAAACAG AGGTGTTTGACTGCCAGTACAAGAATGGAGGTTGTTTACACTACTGCAGTAACTCCGCCCCCAGTGAAAAAAAAGTCACATGTAGCTGTGCGGAGGGATACGAACTGGAAGATGACGGGAAGAGCTGCCGAGAGACAG CCCAGTTCCCCTGTGGAAAACAGTGGAGTCACGGCTCTCTACACCGCTCCCTACTGGACGATTTAACCGACACAGACAGCCACACCTTTTCAAACCACACCCACCTCATCTCAAACCACACCCACCTCCCCTCTAACCACACCCACCGGGAGAATGCCTCTTACTCTGGAGATGATGGCTCGGATGACTCCGGGAAGCGGATTGTAGGAGGTCAGCTGCAGCGACAGGGCGGGAGTCCATGGCAG gtTCTGCTGCGCAGGAAGGATGAACACGGCTTCTGTGGAGGAACTCTGATCAACCAGCGCTGGGTCATCACGGCCGCTCACTGTCTGCAGGAGACGCCTGATCACGTGACCATCG gtgATTATGATAAGCTGCGTCCGGATGAAGGTGAGCTGAAGATCAGTGTGCAGATGGTTCTGATCCACCCTCATTTCCACGAGTACACGTTCGACAGCGACGTGGCGCTGCTGTATCTCTCTCAGCCGGTGGAGTTCAGCAGCGTGGCGTCGCCCGCCTGCCTGCCCAACGCCGCCCTGGCGCAGGTGCTGATGATGAACGGGCAGCGCGGCCTGGTGACCGGCTGGGGCGCCACCAGCTTCATGGGCCGCTCCTCGCGCTTCCTGAGGAAGGTGGTGCTGCCGGTGATCGATCAGCAGGAGTGCATGCAGTCCACCGAGCAGGTCGTCACCGACAACATGTTCTGCGCCGGGTTCCTGCAGGCCGAGATGGACGCCTGCACCGGCGACAGCGGGGGGCCGTTCGTGGTGAACTACCGGGGCACCTGGTTTTTAACAGGGGTCGTCAGCTGGGGGGAGAAGTGCGCCGCCGAAGGCAAATACGGGGTTTATACACGACTCAGCAACTTCCTGCAGTGGATATATGACGAGATAAAGAAACAAGAGCAGATGATcatcaaaaacaccacagataccaccagcagcagcagcaactga
- the LOC103041219 gene encoding integrin-linked kinase-associated serine/threonine phosphatase 2C isoform X2 — MDLFGDLPAPTNAGCKNEASPVEEKTEEMDEKVEERGEKRKRDGDLDQQQVEEKDEAEKKVCKGLAKLKGVVAARRGEREEMQDAHVLLPNLSECMKTLPAQVSRLSYFAVFDGHGGARASQFAAENLHHTVISKFPKGDVENLDKLVKKCLLDSFRQTDEDFLKKASSQKPAWKDGSTATCLLVVDNVLYVANLGDSRAVLCRIEQTDSGDENCVTLALSKEHNPTIYEERMRIQRAGGSVRDGRVLGVLEVSRSIGDGQYKRCGVISTPDLRRCQLTPKDRFVILACDGLFKVFSAEEAIKYVNKILQDSGVDGKAGQTLEEAGRYEEACQRLASEAVRRGCADNVTVILISIEF; from the exons ATGGATTTATTTGGAGATTTACCGGCGCCAACTAACGCAG GATGTAAAAACGAAGCATCTCCGGTGGAGGAGAAGACAGAGGAGATGGATGAGAAGGTGGAGGAACGAGGGGAAAAGAGGAAACGAGACGGAGATCTGGACCAGCAGCAGGTGGAGGAGAAAGATGAGGCAGAAAAGAAAGTTTGTAAAG gACTGGCTAAGCTGAAGGGTGTTGTAGCAGCGAGGCGTGGAGAGCGGGAGGAGATGCAGGATGCTCATGTTCTTCTGCCAAACCTCAGTGAATGCATGAAGACCCTACCAGCACAAGT gtcAAGGTTGTCGTATTTTGCTGTATTTGATGGCCACGGTGGAGCACGAGCTTCTCAATTTGCTGCTGAAAATCTGCATCACACAGTGATCAGCAAATTCCCTAAAG GAGACGTGGAAAATCTGGATAAGCTGGTGAAGAAATGTCTTCTAGATTCATTCAGGCAGACTGATGAGGACTTCCTGAAGAAGGCCTCCAgcca GAAGCCAGCATGGAAGGATGGGTCCACAGCTACGTGTCTGCTTGTTGTGGATAATGTTTTGTACGTAGCCAACCTGGGGGACAGCAGA gctgTGTTGTGTCGTATAGAGCAGACGGACAGTGGTGATGAAAACTGTGTAACTCTGGCTCTCAGTAAAGAACACAACCCCACCATCTATGAGGAGCGCATGAGGATACAGCGGGCTGGAGGGagtgtcag agATGGACGTGTGTTAGGTGTGCTGGAGGTGTCCCGCTCTATAGGTGATGGTCAGTATAAACGCTGTGGGGTGATCTCCACACCCGACCTGCGTCGCTGCCAACTCACCCCAAAGGACCG gtttgtaaTCCTGGCCTGTGATGgacttttcaaagttttttctgcaGAAGAAGCCATTAAATATGTCAACAAGATCCTGCAG GACAGCGGCGTGGACGGTAAGGCAGGGCAGACGCTGGAAGAGGCGGGTCGTTACGAGGAGGCCTGTCAGCGATTGGCCAGTGAGGCTGTGAGGCGGGGCTGTGCGGACAACGTTACTGTTATTCTTATTTCCATCGAGTTCTGA
- the LOC103041525 gene encoding coagulation factor X isoform X1, which produces MSESTGWIVAVLFWIFTVSLQTPVFVERNDAVQILRNRRANYFLEEMKPGNLERECYEELCSQEEAAEIFQSKEKTMEFWYIYRSSKRCQDNPCVNGGICSSDQRGYVCVCPPRFIGSHCETEVFDCQYKNGGCLHYCSNSAPSEKKVTCSCAEGYELEDDGKSCRETAQFPCGKQWSHGSLHRSLLDDLTDTDSHTFSNHTHLISNHTHLPSNHTHRENASYSGDDGSDDSGKRIVGGQLQRQGGSPWQVLLRRKDEHGFCGGTLINQRWVITAAHCLQETPDHVTIGDYDKLRPDEGELKISVQMVLIHPHFHEYTFDSDVALLYLSQPVEFSSVASPACLPNAALAQVLMMNGQRGLVTGWGATSFMGRSSRFLRKVVLPVIDQQECMQSTEQVVTDNMFCAGFLQAEMDACTGDSGGPFVVNYRGTWFLTGVVSWGEKCAAEGKYGVYTRLSNFLQWIYDEIKKQEQMIIKNTTDTTSSSSN; this is translated from the exons ATGTCTGAATCTACCGGTTGGATTGTGGCTGTTTTGTTCTGGATATTTACTGTGAGTCTGCAGACGCCAG TGTTTGTGGAGAGGAACGATGCGGTGCAGATTCTGAGAAATCGGAGGGCTAATTACTTCCTAGAGGAGATGAAGCCTGGGAACCTGGAGCGGGAATGCTACGAGGAGCTGTGCTCTCAGGAGGAGGCCGCAGAGATCTTCCAGAGCAAAGAGAAAACG ATGGAGTTTTGGTACATATACCGAA GTTCCAAGAGGTGTCAGGATAACCCGTGTGTAAACGGGGGAATATGCAGTTCTGACCAGagaggttatgtgtgtgtttgcccACCGCGATTCATTGGATCACACTGTGAAACAG AGGTGTTTGACTGCCAGTACAAGAATGGAGGTTGTTTACACTACTGCAGTAACTCCGCCCCCAGTGAAAAAAAAGTCACATGTAGCTGTGCGGAGGGATACGAACTGGAAGATGACGGGAAGAGCTGCCGAGAGACAG CCCAGTTCCCCTGTGGAAAACAGTGGAGTCACGGCTCTCTACACCGCTCCCTACTGGACGATTTAACCGACACAGACAGCCACACCTTTTCAAACCACACCCACCTCATCTCAAACCACACCCACCTCCCCTCTAACCACACCCACCGGGAGAATGCCTCTTACTCTGGAGATGATGGCTCGGATGACTCCGGGAAGCGGATTGTAGGAGGTCAGCTGCAGCGACAGGGCGGGAGTCCATGGCAG gtTCTGCTGCGCAGGAAGGATGAACACGGCTTCTGTGGAGGAACTCTGATCAACCAGCGCTGGGTCATCACGGCCGCTCACTGTCTGCAGGAGACGCCTGATCACGTGACCATCG gtgATTATGATAAGCTGCGTCCGGATGAAGGTGAGCTGAAGATCAGTGTGCAGATGGTTCTGATCCACCCTCATTTCCACGAGTACACGTTCGACAGCGACGTGGCGCTGCTGTATCTCTCTCAGCCGGTGGAGTTCAGCAGCGTGGCGTCGCCCGCCTGCCTGCCCAACGCCGCCCTGGCGCAGGTGCTGATGATGAACGGGCAGCGCGGCCTGGTGACCGGCTGGGGCGCCACCAGCTTCATGGGCCGCTCCTCGCGCTTCCTGAGGAAGGTGGTGCTGCCGGTGATCGATCAGCAGGAGTGCATGCAGTCCACCGAGCAGGTCGTCACCGACAACATGTTCTGCGCCGGGTTCCTGCAGGCCGAGATGGACGCCTGCACCGGCGACAGCGGGGGGCCGTTCGTGGTGAACTACCGGGGCACCTGGTTTTTAACAGGGGTCGTCAGCTGGGGGGAGAAGTGCGCCGCCGAAGGCAAATACGGGGTTTATACACGACTCAGCAACTTCCTGCAGTGGATATATGACGAGATAAAGAAACAAGAGCAGATGATcatcaaaaacaccacagataccaccagcagcagcagcaactga
- the LOC103041219 gene encoding integrin-linked kinase-associated serine/threonine phosphatase 2C isoform X1 has translation MDLFGDLPAPTNAGCKNEASPVEEKTEEMDEKVEERGEKRKRDGDLDQQQVEEKDEAEKKVCKGLAKLKGVVAARRGEREEMQDAHVLLPNLSECMKTLPAQVSRLSYFAVFDGHGGARASQFAAENLHHTVISKFPKGDVENLDKLVKKCLLDSFRQTDEDFLKKASSQKPAWKDGSTATCLLVVDNVLYVANLGDSRAVLCRIEQTDSGDENCVTLALSKEHNPTIYEERMRIQRAGGSVRDGRVLGVLEVSRSIGDGQYKRCGVISTPDLRRCQLTPKDRFVILACDGLFKVFSAEEAIKYVNKILQQDSGVDGKAGQTLEEAGRYEEACQRLASEAVRRGCADNVTVILISIEF, from the exons ATGGATTTATTTGGAGATTTACCGGCGCCAACTAACGCAG GATGTAAAAACGAAGCATCTCCGGTGGAGGAGAAGACAGAGGAGATGGATGAGAAGGTGGAGGAACGAGGGGAAAAGAGGAAACGAGACGGAGATCTGGACCAGCAGCAGGTGGAGGAGAAAGATGAGGCAGAAAAGAAAGTTTGTAAAG gACTGGCTAAGCTGAAGGGTGTTGTAGCAGCGAGGCGTGGAGAGCGGGAGGAGATGCAGGATGCTCATGTTCTTCTGCCAAACCTCAGTGAATGCATGAAGACCCTACCAGCACAAGT gtcAAGGTTGTCGTATTTTGCTGTATTTGATGGCCACGGTGGAGCACGAGCTTCTCAATTTGCTGCTGAAAATCTGCATCACACAGTGATCAGCAAATTCCCTAAAG GAGACGTGGAAAATCTGGATAAGCTGGTGAAGAAATGTCTTCTAGATTCATTCAGGCAGACTGATGAGGACTTCCTGAAGAAGGCCTCCAgcca GAAGCCAGCATGGAAGGATGGGTCCACAGCTACGTGTCTGCTTGTTGTGGATAATGTTTTGTACGTAGCCAACCTGGGGGACAGCAGA gctgTGTTGTGTCGTATAGAGCAGACGGACAGTGGTGATGAAAACTGTGTAACTCTGGCTCTCAGTAAAGAACACAACCCCACCATCTATGAGGAGCGCATGAGGATACAGCGGGCTGGAGGGagtgtcag agATGGACGTGTGTTAGGTGTGCTGGAGGTGTCCCGCTCTATAGGTGATGGTCAGTATAAACGCTGTGGGGTGATCTCCACACCCGACCTGCGTCGCTGCCAACTCACCCCAAAGGACCG gtttgtaaTCCTGGCCTGTGATGgacttttcaaagttttttctgcaGAAGAAGCCATTAAATATGTCAACAAGATCCTGCAG CAGGACAGCGGCGTGGACGGTAAGGCAGGGCAGACGCTGGAAGAGGCGGGTCGTTACGAGGAGGCCTGTCAGCGATTGGCCAGTGAGGCTGTGAGGCGGGGCTGTGCGGACAACGTTACTGTTATTCTTATTTCCATCGAGTTCTGA
- the LOC103041219 gene encoding integrin-linked kinase-associated serine/threonine phosphatase 2C isoform X3, which yields MDEKVEERGEKRKRDGDLDQQQVEEKDEAEKKVCKGLAKLKGVVAARRGEREEMQDAHVLLPNLSECMKTLPAQVSRLSYFAVFDGHGGARASQFAAENLHHTVISKFPKGDVENLDKLVKKCLLDSFRQTDEDFLKKASSQKPAWKDGSTATCLLVVDNVLYVANLGDSRAVLCRIEQTDSGDENCVTLALSKEHNPTIYEERMRIQRAGGSVRDGRVLGVLEVSRSIGDGQYKRCGVISTPDLRRCQLTPKDRFVILACDGLFKVFSAEEAIKYVNKILQQDSGVDGKAGQTLEEAGRYEEACQRLASEAVRRGCADNVTVILISIEF from the exons ATGGATGAGAAGGTGGAGGAACGAGGGGAAAAGAGGAAACGAGACGGAGATCTGGACCAGCAGCAGGTGGAGGAGAAAGATGAGGCAGAAAAGAAAGTTTGTAAAG gACTGGCTAAGCTGAAGGGTGTTGTAGCAGCGAGGCGTGGAGAGCGGGAGGAGATGCAGGATGCTCATGTTCTTCTGCCAAACCTCAGTGAATGCATGAAGACCCTACCAGCACAAGT gtcAAGGTTGTCGTATTTTGCTGTATTTGATGGCCACGGTGGAGCACGAGCTTCTCAATTTGCTGCTGAAAATCTGCATCACACAGTGATCAGCAAATTCCCTAAAG GAGACGTGGAAAATCTGGATAAGCTGGTGAAGAAATGTCTTCTAGATTCATTCAGGCAGACTGATGAGGACTTCCTGAAGAAGGCCTCCAgcca GAAGCCAGCATGGAAGGATGGGTCCACAGCTACGTGTCTGCTTGTTGTGGATAATGTTTTGTACGTAGCCAACCTGGGGGACAGCAGA gctgTGTTGTGTCGTATAGAGCAGACGGACAGTGGTGATGAAAACTGTGTAACTCTGGCTCTCAGTAAAGAACACAACCCCACCATCTATGAGGAGCGCATGAGGATACAGCGGGCTGGAGGGagtgtcag agATGGACGTGTGTTAGGTGTGCTGGAGGTGTCCCGCTCTATAGGTGATGGTCAGTATAAACGCTGTGGGGTGATCTCCACACCCGACCTGCGTCGCTGCCAACTCACCCCAAAGGACCG gtttgtaaTCCTGGCCTGTGATGgacttttcaaagttttttctgcaGAAGAAGCCATTAAATATGTCAACAAGATCCTGCAG CAGGACAGCGGCGTGGACGGTAAGGCAGGGCAGACGCTGGAAGAGGCGGGTCGTTACGAGGAGGCCTGTCAGCGATTGGCCAGTGAGGCTGTGAGGCGGGGCTGTGCGGACAACGTTACTGTTATTCTTATTTCCATCGAGTTCTGA